A region from the Muribaculum gordoncarteri genome encodes:
- a CDS encoding erythromycin esterase family protein gives MAQSYSSDEKRVFKNIAYTFIVLIISATAVRAINTLATNDNLLLKERPMCAVPRPSGHSVGKYVDFLHENKSDINDYIFSLFDKYDHVILCERAHPEMTQYDMIYSIVSDNRFVDSVGNVFTEIGCVDSREAYKAFLDREFKNEEEVDSSLASFMTVNQSVHLLWPNTNWFNFLKRLYYLNHGKSTKVNLLFADRNWIDRSELDSRDSIMAENIVSTLKNDSLRKSLIIMNYRHAYLTPENCGYYVSQAFPGKVANVMINTGSVSLIDLLFGKETMLPTLHGKWDAAFKQVKDSDCAFDFDGSPFGDDEFDHFVMPWNHVRALKYKDMFTGFIHYKAPEEQFTNIGYNHIFDPDNEKQLRAREAALKGYSLDYWKEQLKNGITHQEGMDIYYSSGSIENQIYIIVCAVAAILIGLMGLISYCRISKMRSNI, from the coding sequence ATGGCGCAGTCATATTCATCGGATGAAAAGCGTGTTTTTAAGAATATTGCATATACATTCATTGTGCTGATCATTTCAGCAACTGCGGTCAGAGCCATTAACACACTGGCGACCAATGACAATCTATTGCTTAAGGAACGACCGATGTGCGCAGTGCCTCGTCCTTCAGGTCATTCGGTTGGGAAATATGTCGACTTTTTACACGAGAATAAATCTGATATTAACGATTATATTTTCAGCTTGTTTGATAAATACGATCATGTCATTCTCTGTGAAAGAGCCCATCCGGAAATGACACAATATGATATGATTTATAGTATTGTGAGTGACAATCGCTTCGTGGATAGTGTCGGGAATGTGTTTACTGAAATTGGCTGTGTTGATTCGCGTGAAGCATACAAAGCATTTCTTGATAGGGAATTTAAAAACGAAGAAGAAGTGGACAGCAGTCTGGCATCTTTTATGACTGTCAACCAATCAGTTCACTTGCTATGGCCTAATACCAACTGGTTCAACTTTCTCAAAAGATTGTACTATCTCAATCACGGGAAATCCACAAAAGTAAATTTACTCTTTGCCGACCGTAATTGGATTGACAGGTCCGAGCTTGATAGCAGAGATAGTATTATGGCTGAAAATATTGTTTCAACGCTAAAGAACGACAGTCTGAGAAAATCCTTAATCATAATGAATTACAGGCATGCCTATCTCACCCCCGAAAACTGCGGCTATTATGTTTCACAGGCCTTCCCCGGCAAAGTGGCCAATGTGATGATTAACACAGGAAGTGTCAGCCTAATTGACCTGCTATTTGGAAAAGAAACCATGCTCCCTACCTTACACGGTAAATGGGATGCCGCTTTCAAGCAGGTCAAAGATTCGGATTGTGCATTTGACTTTGACGGCTCTCCTTTCGGGGATGATGAATTTGACCATTTTGTCATGCCTTGGAATCATGTGCGTGCTTTAAAATATAAGGATATGTTCACCGGCTTTATCCATTATAAAGCACCTGAGGAACAATTTACCAACATCGGCTATAATCATATTTTTGACCCTGACAACGAAAAACAATTAAGAGCCAGGGAGGCTGCACTGAAAGGCTACTCATTGGATTACTGGAAAGAGCAGCTAAAAAACGGAATAACTCATCAGGAAGGTATGGATATATATTATAGCTCCGGCAGTATTGAGAATCAAATTTATATCATCGTGTGTGCGGTTGCCGCTATTTTAATAGGCCTTATGGGCCTGATCAGCTATTGCCGAATTTCCAAAATGAGGTCTAACATATAG
- a CDS encoding immunoglobulin-like domain-containing protein: MASKRHISNSPYILFDGPSKPTPISRLVDSVVELQAVTLQPESSSFSVNSGVAAFTLTNDSERNIEFGVRYLIGFKGSDGIWYRLPHPGIWEDMGIVIKPTGKYTIKAALNPKLNRNKPGTYRLYKQIQFTDEEAPVWLMTEFRLE; the protein is encoded by the coding sequence GTGGCATCGAAAAGGCACATTTCCAACTCCCCTTACATCCTGTTTGACGGCCCGTCAAAGCCGACGCCAATTTCCCGATTGGTTGACTCAGTAGTTGAGCTTCAGGCAGTAACACTACAACCCGAAAGCTCCTCATTCTCGGTAAATTCCGGGGTTGCCGCGTTTACCCTAACCAATGACAGCGAAAGAAATATCGAGTTTGGCGTCCGCTACCTCATCGGCTTCAAAGGCTCCGACGGCATTTGGTACAGGCTGCCTCATCCCGGAATATGGGAGGATATGGGAATTGTCATTAAGCCCACCGGCAAATACACGATTAAGGCCGCACTAAATCCCAAGCTTAACAGAAACAAGCCCGGAACCTATCGGCTGTACAAACAAATCCAATTCACCGACGAGGAGGCTCCCGTGTGGTTGATGACCGAGTTCCGATTGGAATAA